One Hypanus sabinus isolate sHypSab1 chromosome 4, sHypSab1.hap1, whole genome shotgun sequence genomic region harbors:
- the LOC132392974 gene encoding uncharacterized protein LOC132392974 — protein MTSFRNSYYPTITRFRNSYYPTITIFRNSYYPTITRFRNSCYTAITSFRNSYYPRITRFSYSYYDTITKVRNSYYTTIDRFRNSYDSTVTSFSFNYYPTITRFRNSYYDTITKIRNSYYPTISRFRNSCYPRITRFRNSYYPTITRFRNSYYPTMTSFRNSYYPTITRFRNNYYRTITRFRNSYYTAITMFRNSYYPTITRFRNSCYTAITRFRNSYYPTITRFRNSYYPTMTSFRNSYYPTITRFRNNYYRTITGFRNSCYPRITRFRYSYYDTITKFRNSNYTTIDRFRNSYDTTITSFSFNYYPTITRFRNSYYDTLTKIRNSYYRTITKVRNSYYPTITRFRNSYYPTISRFRYSYYDIIIKFRNCYFPTITTFRNSYYHTTTRIRISYYPRIIRFRNSCYPTITRFRNSYYPTITRFNNNYYPTITRFRNS, from the coding sequence atgaccagtttcaggaacagttattaccctacaatcacaaggttcaggaacagttattaccctactatcaccattttcaggaacagttattaccccacgatcaccaggttcaggaacagttgttacactgcaatcaccagcttcaggaacagttattaccccagaatcaccCGGTTCagctacagttattacgatacaatcaccaaggtcaggaacagttattacactacaatcgacaggttcaggaacagttatgacagtacagtcaccagtttcagtttcaattattaccctacaattaccaggttcaggaacagttattatgatACAATCACgaagatcaggaacagttattaccctacaatctccaggttcaggaacagttgttaccccagaatcaccaggttcagaaacagttattaccctacaatcaccaggttcaggaacagttattaccctacaatgaccagtttcaggaacagttattaccctacaatcaccaggttcaggaacaattattaccgtacaattaccaggttcaggaacagttattacactgctatcaccatgttcaggaacagttattaccccacgatcaccaggttcaggaacagttgttacacagcaatcaccaggttcagaaacagttattaccctacaatcaccaggttcaggaacagttattaccctacaatgaccagtttcaggaacagttattaccctacaatcaccaggttcaggaacaattattaccgtacaattaccgggttcaggaacagttgttaccccagaatcaccaggttcaggtacagttattacgatacaatcaccaagttcaggaacagtaattacactacaatcgacaggttcaggaacagttatgacactacaatcaccagtttcagtttcaattattaccctacaattaccaggttcaggaacagttattatgatACACTCACcaagatcaggaacagttattaccgtacaatcaccaaggtcaggaacagttattaccctacaatcaccaggttcaggaacagttattaccctacaatctccaggttcaggtacagttattacgatataatcatcaagttcaggaactgttatttccctacaattaccacgttcaggaacagttattaccatacaaccaccaggatcaggataagttattaccctagaatcatcaggttcaggaacagttgttaccctacaatcaccaggttcaggaacagctattaccctacaatcaccaggttcaataataattattaccctacaatcaccaggttcaggaacagttga